Proteins from one Impatiens glandulifera chromosome 2, dImpGla2.1, whole genome shotgun sequence genomic window:
- the LOC124924270 gene encoding mitogen-activated protein kinase kinase kinase 20-like: MNPLLSSLFQGISSMMLDYKIIHWWERGKVLGVGSSGFVSEARPRPWTGFYNLFPPLMAVKSSKIKDNIDNEMQILSRLRGHPHIIHLYLYDVTMEQGTVLYNIFLEYASGGSLADRINSNGGGLSEFEVSGYVKGILLGLDTIHELGFVHCDVKPENILIVNGVAKIADFGLTVKAGVYDNRHGTLEYVAPEVVRDINYTSRADIWALGLTVLTMLTGNCIWDSGIKSLEMLDLIGYSNVLPVIPKGLSIEAVDFLSKCLVRNHELRWTAKMLLDHPFVKMQMHRFRCLPVPLDYAIDVSMMKRKTYGPDALVDVGW, translated from the exons ATGAATCCCTTATTATCGAGTCTCTTCCAAGGAATCTCAAGTATGATGTTAGATTATAAGATCATCCATTGGTGGGAGAGGGGCAAAGTTCTTGGTGTTGGTAGTTCCGGTTTCGTTAGCGAAGCCCGTCCACGCCCGTGGACCGGTTTTTATAATCTTTTTCCTCCACTCATGGCGGTTAAATCATcgaagattaaagataatattgaCAATGAGATGCAAATCCTATCGCGATTAAGAGGCCATCCTCACATAATTCATCTTTATCTCTACGATGTAACGATGGAACAAGGCACGGTTCTTTACAACATATTCTTGGAGTACGCCTCCGGTGGAAGCTTGGCGGATCGCATAAATTCCAATGGTGGAGGATTGTCAGAGTTTGAGGTTAGTGGTTACGTGAAGGGAATTCTTCTAGGTTTAGATACAATTCATGAACTAGGGTTTGTACATTGTGATGTAAAACCGGAAAACATATTGATTGTGAATGGAGTGGCTAAGATTGCTGATTTTGGATTGACGGTTAAGGCGGGGGTTTATGATAATAGACATGGGACGTTGGAATATGTGGCGCCGGAAGTTGTAAGGGATATAAATTATACATCTCGAGCCGATATTTGGGCTTTAGGTCTTACGGTTTTGACTATGCTTACCGGAAATTGCATATGGGATAGTGGAATTAAAAGTCTTGAAATGTTGGATTTAATTGGTTATTCTAATGTGTTACCTGTTATTCCAAAAGGATTATCGATTGAGGCTGTTGATTTTTTGTCTAAGTGTTTGGTGAGAAACCATGAGTTGAGATGGACGGCTAAGATGCTTTTGGATCATCCGTTTGTTAAAATGCAAATGCATCGTTTTAGATGTTTGCCAGTGCCCTTGGATTATGCTATTGATGTGTCAAtgatgaaaagaaaaacat atggcccagatgcactcgtcgatGTCGGATGGTGA
- the LOC124926032 gene encoding transmembrane protein 45B has product MGSFKGHILPGTLFLLVGLWHTWSSLVRYVTNPKSFRVRIWNPLKGFNGRIKYLELYVVAIGSFIDMCIELLYSPHLKIFVKGVLNPAHMNDFEHSAMLLMFFIFGTVSLLSETTSLFVLPEGALCLIGAAAFSAEYLLFYFHSTTHKGLEGYYHLLLVFLIALCILSTVAGALFPTSFPVDLCNGIAITLQGLWFYQTAFTLYGPMMPTGCRLSETGILCRSVDSEVRGELLANFQMFSMVSGVLVVVAIVYGFISSRSGSSDLYEVEMD; this is encoded by the exons atgggATCTTTCAAAGGTCATATTCTTCCTGGAACATTATTTCTTTTGGTTGGATTGTGGCACACTTGGAGCTCTCTGGTCCGGTATGTGACGAATCCAAAATCATTTCGAGTAAGGATTTGGAATCCTCTTAAGGGTTTCAATGGGAGAATAAAGTATTTGGAGCTATATGTGGTAGCTATTGGATCATTTATTGATATGTGTATAGAGTTGTTATATTCGCCTCACCTCAAGATCTTTGTTAAGGGTGTACTAAATCCTGCTCATATGAATGATTTTGAGCATTCTGCCATGCTTCTCATGTTCTTCATCTTTGGCACAGTATCGCTTCTTTCAGAGACAACCAG TTTATTTGTACTGCCGGAGGGAGCTTTATGCTTGATTGGGGCAGCTGCATTTTCAGCCGAATATCTTCTATTCTATTTCCACTCTACAACTCATAAAGGTTTAGAAGGATACTATCACCTTCTCCTAGTCTTCCTTATAGCTCTCTGCATATTATCCACAGTGGCAGGTGCCCTATTCCCCACTAGTTTTCCAGTTGATTTATGCAATGGTATTGCTATAACACTTCAAGGATTATGGTTCTATCAGACAGCATTCACCCTTTATGGACCCATGATGCCAACTGGCTGTCGGTTAAGTGAAACTGGAATCTTATGCCGTTCAGTTGACTCTGAAGTCAGAGGGGAATTGCTTGCTAACTTCCAGATGTTCTCTATGGTTTCTGGTGTTCTTGTTGTAGTTGCTATCGTGTATGGCTTTATATCTTCGAGATCTGGAAGTTCTGACTTGTATGAGGTTGAAATGGATTGA